A portion of the Tenacibaculum todarodis genome contains these proteins:
- a CDS encoding trans-sulfuration enzyme family protein: MNKKLGINTTCVHTGEVKDTQFKGAISPIFMATSYAFDGVDVKRYPRYYNTPNQEMLCKKIAALEQTEDALIFSSGMAAISSTMLAFLKRGDHVVVQQVIYGGTYNFIVSEFDKYGIEYSFTASDKVEDFISLIKENTKILYIETPSNPLLGITDMQAISTIAKQNNILTMIDNTFASPINQIPTNFGIDIIIHSATKYMGGHSDISAGAVAGSKEHIEQVWNTAINLGGNLSDQTVWLLERSLKTLNLRVKEQTKNAQIMAEYLEGNSNIDAVYYPGLKSHPQHEIAKKQMKGFGAMLAFELNENLDAMDFQRNLKLIKSSMSLAGLESTTVSPVQTTHALLSEEERLERGIKDGLIRFSVGIEEPEDLIADIEQAIKSLQ; the protein is encoded by the coding sequence ATGAATAAAAAACTTGGAATAAACACAACCTGTGTTCACACTGGCGAAGTAAAAGACACACAATTTAAAGGAGCAATTTCGCCTATTTTTATGGCAACTTCCTATGCTTTTGATGGTGTTGATGTAAAACGATATCCTAGATATTACAACACGCCAAACCAAGAAATGTTATGTAAAAAGATTGCCGCATTAGAACAAACGGAAGATGCGTTAATTTTTAGCTCAGGAATGGCGGCCATTTCCTCAACAATGTTGGCTTTTTTAAAACGAGGAGATCATGTTGTAGTTCAGCAAGTTATTTATGGAGGAACCTATAATTTTATAGTTTCTGAATTTGATAAATATGGAATAGAATATTCGTTTACAGCAAGTGATAAAGTGGAAGATTTTATCTCTTTAATTAAAGAAAACACAAAGATTTTATATATTGAAACACCTTCAAATCCGTTGTTAGGAATTACGGATATGCAAGCTATTTCAACTATTGCAAAGCAAAATAATATCTTAACAATGATTGATAATACGTTTGCTTCGCCAATAAATCAAATTCCAACAAATTTTGGAATTGATATTATAATTCATTCTGCAACAAAATATATGGGCGGACATTCAGATATTTCTGCTGGAGCAGTTGCGGGTTCAAAAGAACATATTGAGCAAGTTTGGAATACGGCAATTAATTTAGGAGGAAATTTAAGCGATCAAACCGTTTGGTTATTAGAAAGAAGCTTAAAAACATTGAATTTACGCGTAAAAGAGCAAACTAAAAACGCTCAAATTATGGCTGAATATTTAGAAGGAAACTCAAATATTGATGCTGTTTATTATCCGGGTTTAAAAAGCCATCCTCAACATGAAATTGCAAAAAAACAGATGAAAGGTTTTGGAGCAATGTTAGCTTTTGAATTGAATGAAAATCTAGATGCGATGGATTTTCAGCGTAATTTAAAACTGATTAAATCTTCTATGAGTTTAGCAGGTTTAGAAAGTACAACAGTAAGTCCTGTACAAACTACACATGCTTTGCTAAGTGAAGAAGAACGTTTAGAAAGAGGAATAAAAGATGGATTAATACGATTTTCAGTTGGAATAGAAGAGCCAGAAGATTTAATTGCCGATATTGAACAAGCAATAAAGAGTTTGCAGTAA
- a CDS encoding Rossmann-like and DUF2520 domain-containing protein encodes MITVTIIGNGNVATHLTNAFSKTKNVNATQVNSRELKAVPQADVTLIAVSDDAIAEVSSKIKNSFVVHTSGSVSLNSLQNKTRKGVFYMLQTFSKDKEVNFSEVPFCLETENEGDKKLLESLAKSIGKKIYSISSEQRKVLHVAAVFVNNFTNHMYKTGNDICEEYNVPFEILQPLIKETAQKIETISPIEAQTGPAVRNDKKTIKNHLDLLNKKQQKIYKTITKSIRNGN; translated from the coding sequence ATGATTACAGTAACAATTATTGGTAATGGAAATGTGGCAACACATCTTACAAACGCTTTTTCTAAAACTAAAAACGTAAATGCTACACAAGTTAATTCTAGAGAATTAAAAGCTGTTCCGCAAGCGGATGTTACTTTAATCGCGGTTTCTGATGATGCTATAGCTGAAGTTTCTTCAAAAATTAAAAACTCTTTTGTAGTACATACATCTGGAAGTGTTTCCTTAAACTCTTTGCAAAACAAGACTAGAAAAGGTGTTTTTTATATGCTACAGACTTTTTCTAAAGATAAAGAAGTCAATTTTTCGGAAGTTCCGTTTTGTTTAGAAACAGAAAATGAAGGTGATAAAAAACTACTTGAATCTTTAGCAAAATCAATCGGAAAAAAAATTTATTCAATTAGTTCTGAACAAAGAAAAGTATTGCATGTTGCAGCCGTTTTTGTAAATAATTTTACAAATCATATGTATAAAACCGGAAACGATATTTGCGAAGAATACAACGTTCCATTTGAAATTTTACAACCGTTAATTAAAGAAACGGCTCAGAAAATAGAAACAATATCTCCAATAGAAGCACAAACTGGACCTGCAGTTAGAAACGATAAAAAAACAATAAAAAATCATTTAGATTTGCTGAACAAAAAACAACAGAAAATCTATAAAACAATCACAAAATCTATCCGAAATGGAAATTAG